One region of Zingiber officinale cultivar Zhangliang chromosome 7B, Zo_v1.1, whole genome shotgun sequence genomic DNA includes:
- the LOC122004670 gene encoding uncharacterized protein LOC122004670, whose product MVQDYLRLFQMHDKGDNCNSGFRVNQLRNVDGNKEQFVHELPTSQCCLKSIYNMLEALDEMPFQDLTATNRKLRGESLEPQFTPVHCKGNRDLLVRRLKKKFFKFLSKLSDGDTLPDNLFRALSVIYLSFKHRSRHIDMLRSEFYPFSPETAALHNNIVNALRLIPKFKTDELRHIKRLLLPESKFSLKWFKASLKNYLTECLFECDDPSITQEMLRVLHPINQMLQSRTFLFSTKTIEEEVEDVMTLSCHLKRIISCPFSDLSDDGNLLEVFGNNENADAFSLAGSGYFLTVAESEYGQEYGSSNYEAGVSRQITRSSSFSLLSEEANEINGSNSEKPVFEPDGDVGSEKPRVEEEANFSPDRTSQATGSMGVKSAEKVSDETALVAYKLIGCVLDRLLKSEGVDADLLTRSYLNGGLSASGDSLGMNL is encoded by the coding sequence ATGGTTCAAGATTACTTGCGACTTTTCCAAATGCATGACAAGGGAGATAATTGCAATAGTGGCTTTCGAGTGAACCAATTGCGAAATGTTGATGGAAACAAAGAACAGTTTGTTCATGAACTTCCTACCTCTCAGTGTTGTCTCAAGTCTATTTATAATATGCTGGAAGCGTTGGATGAAATGCCCTTTCAGGATCTCACTGCAACAAACAGAAAACTTAGAGGTGAATCACTTGAACCTCAATTTACACCTGTCCATTGCAAGGGAAACAGAGATTTGCTTGTTAGGCGGTTAAAGAAAAAGTTCTTTAAGTTTCTATCAAAACTTAGCGATGGGGATACATTGCCAGATAATTTATTCAGAGCATTGTCTgtgatttatttatcttttaagcATAGATCCAGACATATTGATATGCTCAGATCAGAGTTTTACCCTTTCTCACCAGAAACTGCAGCTTTGCATAACAATATTGTGAATGCCCTAAGGTTGATTCCAAAATTTAAAACTGATGAACTGAGACATATAAAACGCTTACTGCTTCCAGAGTCTAAATTTTCTCTAAAATGGTTTAAGGCTTCACTAAAGAATTACCTGACAGAATGCTTGTTTGAATGCGATGATCCAAGTATCACGCAAGAAATGTTAAGGGTTCTTCATCCGATAAACCAAATGTTGCAAAGTCGGACGTTTCTGTTTTCTACAAAGACAATTGAAGAGGAGGTTGAAGATGTAATGACTTTAAGTTGTCACCTTAAAAGAATTATATCTTGTCCATTTTCAGACCTAAGTGATGATGGAAATCTTTTGGAGGTGTTTGGAAATAATGAAAATGCTGATGCTTTTAGTTTGGCTGGAAGTGGATATTTCCTCACTGTTGCTGAAAGCGAATATGGGCAGGAATATGGATCCTCTAATTATGAAGCAGGAGTTAGCAGGCAAATCACCAGAAGTTCAAGCTTTTCCTTGCTTTCTGAGGAGGCAAATGAAATAAATGGGAGTAACTCAGAGAAACCTGTATTTGAACCTGATggtgatgtaggctcggagaaaCCTAGAGTTGAGGAGGAAGCAAACTTTAGTCCTGATAGGACCAGTCAAGCCACGGGGAGCATGGGAGTAAAATCTGCTGAAAAAGTCTCTGATGAGACAGCATTGGTTGCTTATAAACTGATTGGCTGTGTGCTAGATAGATTACTAAAATCAGAAGGTGTTGATGCAGATTTGTTAACAAGATCTTACTTGAATGGTGGATTATCAGCTAGTGGAGATTCTCTAGGTATGAATTTGTGA
- the LOC122006890 gene encoding serine/threonine-protein kinase-like protein CR4, which produces MSNFGVGFLTRAAILVVICGSASLGVSGLGSMSSIAVSYGENGPVFCGLSSDGSHLVSCFGADASILYGAPFRLPLLGLTAGDGFVCGLLLDAHQPYCWGNNIYVSMGVPQPMVEGAAYSEISAGDDHLCALRMPSKGSRRGVSIIDCWGYNMTTSHEFNDTIMSITAGSVFNCGMFARNRTTLCWGDETGSGVISLRPRNLRFQSISSGGFHVCGILENSQVFCWGRSLATQQSSSDILGQGDVNMVPMDPMVSVAGGRFHACGIKRMDHKIVCWGFKLQNSVPPPRDSRVYEIVAGDYFTCGVLAEPSLRPLCWGTGGPWSIPMAVSPGICASNPCGPGYYEFIHMSSGNKVCKPADSRVCLPCSIGCPDGTYQSAPCNLTSDRGCTFNCSSCTSSECRTFCTSGNKSKGHRFLSFQIPIFVAEVAFAVVFVSSVSVVACLYIRHKLQNCRCSDSDVIVPKAPTYSFRKEPIKVRPDLEDLKIRRAQMFTYEELERATGGFSEESLVGKGSFSCVFKGVLNDGTLVAVKKATRASDVKNSKEFHTELDLLSRLNHAHLLNLLGYCEEGGERLLVYEFMAHGSLYQHLHGKDPGLKKRLDWVRRVTIAVQAARGIEYLHGYACPPVIHRDIKSSNILIDEEHNARVADFGLSLLGPVDSSSPLSEPPAGTLGYLDPEYYKLHYLTTKSDVYSFGVLLLEILSGRKAIDMQFEEGNIVEWAVPLIKAGNISAILDSSLKPPIEWEALKKIAATAGKCVRMRGKDRPSMDKVTTALERGLALLMGSPCNEQPILPTEVILGSSRLHKKGSHRSSNQSCSENDTTDADDQFEYRAPSWITFPSVTSSQRRSEAETEGKNSDGRGLGNGGAGDGLMCLEEEIGPASPQQELFLQNNF; this is translated from the coding sequence ATGAGCAATTTTGGTGTTGGATTTCTCACTCGAGCTGCAATTTTGGTGGTCATTTGTGGATCAGCTAGTTTGGGGGTTTCAGGTCTTGGGTCGATGTCCTCCATTGCTGTCTCTTATGGAGAAAATGGCCCAGTGTTTTGTGGTCTTAGCTCAGATGGGTCTCACCTGGTCTCTTGCTTTGGTGCTGATGCTTCGATACTCTATGGAGCACCTTTTAGACTGCCTCTCCTGGGACTTACAGCTGGTGATGGATTTGTTTGTGGACTCCTTTTGGATGCTCACCAACCCTATTGCTGGGGCAACAACATCTATGTCAGTATGGGTGTTCCTCAGCCCATGGTGGAAGGCGCAGCCTACTCAGAGATAAGTGCCGGTGACGACCACCTCTGCGCCCTTCGTATGCCGAGCAAGGGATCTCGGAGAGGTGTATCCATAATAGATTGTTGGGGCTACAACATGACTACCTCTCACGAGTTCAATGATACTATAATGTCAATCACCGCTGGGTCAGTGTTCAATTGCGGTATGTTTGCTCGCAATCGAACGACATTGTGTTGGGGCGATGAGACAGGTAGTGGTGTTATAAGCCTTAGACCGAGAAACTTGAGGTTCCAGTCTATTTCATCTGGTGGGTTTCATGTCTGTGGGATCTTGGAGAACTCCCAAGTCTTTTGCTGGGGAAGGAGTTTGGCGACGCAGCAGTCTTCTTCTGACATTTTAGGCCAAGGGGATGTTAACATGGTTCCCATGGATCCTATGGTTTCGGTTGCTGGTGGGAGGTTCCATGCTTGCGGAATTAAGAGGATGGATCACAAAATTGTATGCTGGGGTTTCAAACTTCAGAATAGTGTTCCCCCACCTAGAGATTCAAGGGTGTATGAGATTGTCGCTGGAGATTACTTCACTTGCGGTGTTCTCGCGGAGCCTTCACTTAGGCCACTATGCTGGGGCACTGGAGGTCCTTGGTCGATACCGATGGCAGTTTCTCCTGGAATTTGTGCTTCGAATCCGTGTGGCCCTGGGTATTATGAATTCATCCACATGAGCTCCGGGAATAAAGTTTGCAAGCCAGCTGATTCAAGAGTGTGCTTACCATGCAGCATCGGTTGCCCCGATGGGACTTACCAATCTGCACCCTGCAATTTGACCTCGGATCGTGGCTGTACTTTCAACTGTTCAAGTTGCACGTCAAGCGAATGCCGCACCTTCTGCACATCAGGGAACAAATCAAAGGGCCACAGATTTCTATCCTTTCAAATTCCAATCTTTGTTGCCGAGGTTGCATTTGCTGTTGTCTTCGTGAGCTCAGTTTCTGTAGTTGCATGTCTTTACATTCGTCACAAACTGCAAAATTGTAGATGTTCTGACTCTGATGTGATTGTACCTAAAGCCCCAACGTACTCATTCCGCAAGGAGCCAATAAAGGTCCGGCCGGATTTGGAGGACTTGAAAATCAGGCGAGCCCAGATGTTTACGTATGAAGAGCTGGAGAGGGCAACAGGTGGATTCAGTGAGGAATCACTGGTTGGAAAGGGCAGCTTTTCATGTGTTTTCAAAGGGGTTCTGAATGATGGAACTCTGGTTGCAGTTAAGAAAGCCACGAGAGCATCTGATGTTAAGAATTCAAAGGAATTCCATACAGAACTTGACCTTCTTTCGAGACTAAATCATGCCCATCTTCTTAACTTGCTTGGGTACTGCGAGGAAGGTGGAGAAAGGTTGCTGGTCTATGAGTTCATGGCCCACGGCTCCTTGTATCAACATCTCCACGGCAAGGATCCGGGCCTAAAAAAGCGGTTGGATTGGGTTCGCAGGGTCACCATTGCTGTCCAAGCTGCTAGGGGAATCGAATACCTGCACGGATATGCTTGCCCTCCTGTGATTCACAGGGACATCAAGTCTTCAAACATTCTTATCGATGAGGAACACAATGCTCGAGTTGCAGATTTTGGTCTTTCGTTGTTGGGTCCAGTGGATAGCAGCTCACCGTTGTCGGAACCTCCTGCTGGTACTCTGGGTTACCTCGATCCTGAATATTACAAGCTTCACTACTTGACCACAAAATCAGATGTTTATAGCTTTGGAGTTCTTCTCCTTGAAATTTTAAGTGGTCGTAAAGCCATTGATATGCAGTTTGAAGAAGGGAACATCGTTGAATGGGCTGTTCCACTGATCAAAGCTGGGAATATTTCAGCAATTTTAGACTCGTCGCTGAAGCCTCCCATTGAGTGGGAGGCTCTTAAGAAGATAGCTGCGACGGCGGGCAAGTGTGTGAGGATGAGAGGAAAGGACAGGCCATCCATGGATAAGGTTACAACTGCATTGGAGAGAGGTCTCGCGCTCTTGATGGGTAGCCCTTGTAACGAGCAGCCAATATTGCCGACCGAGGTAATCTTGGGGAGCAGCAGGCTCCACAAAAAGGGTTCACATAGATCTTCAAATCAGTCATGTTCCGAGAATGACACTACAGATGCAGATGACCAGTTCGAGTACAGAGCTCCTTCATGGATCACATTTCCCAGCGTGACCTCATCACAGAGGAGATCCGAAGCTGAGACAGAAGGGAAGAATTCAGACGGCAGGGGTCTAGGCAATGGCGGGGCTGGGGACGGCTTGATGTGCTTGGAGGAAGAGATTGGGCCAGCATCTCCACAGCAAGAACTGTTCTTGCAAAACAATTTCTGA